One genomic window of Camelina sativa cultivar DH55 chromosome 5, Cs, whole genome shotgun sequence includes the following:
- the LOC104787626 gene encoding protein OPI10 homolog, whose protein sequence is MFGVVFPNRSFPIDISTFTQIDTFHWVLDMNHFVGEAYDQISEMCIFLLNNFNLPPDKALAVYVQSPGSAFVFCGAVTLARPSAVLSLQWPEPGSAAQMQLTAGDSSSLSAKIGVSVEDAAALSSMDVVAERRIERLAMKVGENLFNFMQSFCGVDGSKLVVPMDILDRWFKKFQEKAKRDPGFLKTFAL, encoded by the exons ATGTTCGGCGTCGTCTTCCCCAATCGAAGTTTCCCAATCGACATCTCAACCTTCACTCAAATCGATACTTTCCATTGGGTTCTCGACATGAACCACTTCGTCG gTGAAGCATATGATCAAATCTCAGAGATGTGTATCTTCTTGTTAAACAACTTCAATCTCCCACCAGATAAAGCTTTAGCTGTATACGTTCAATCCCCAGGATCAGCTTTTGTGTTCTGTGGTGCTGTGACTTTAGCTAGACCTTCTGCTGTTTTGTCACTTCAATGGCCTGAACCTGGTAGTGCTGCTCAGATGCAGCTCACGGCGGGTGATTCGAGTTCTTTATCGGCCAAGATCGGTGTTTCTGTTGAGGATGCGGCGGCGTTAAGTTCGATGGATGTTGTGGCGGAGAGGAGGATTGAGAGATTGGCTATGAAAGTTGGGGAGAATTTGTTTAACTTTATGCAGTCTTTTTGTGGTGTTGATGGAAGTAAATTGGTTGTTCCTATGGATATTTTGGATCGTTGGTTTAAGAAGTTTCAGGAGAAAGCTAAACGTGATCCTGGTTTCCTCAAAACCTTTGCTTTGTAA